The stretch of DNA ACCAGGTCCGCGTGGAACGGTCCGCGGCTCGCCGCCGCCGGCGCGTCGACGAAGATCAGCAGGGCGAGGTTGGCGAGCACCGCAGCCACCCCGGTCCGCGAGTCGGCGAGCATCGCCTGGGTGAGCGCGAGCGCGTCGGCGCGGCGGTGTGCTTCGGCGACGACGCGGTCGGCATCGGGTTCGTCGAGGTCGCCGAGCAGGATGTCGGCGTGGGCGCCGGTCCAGCCGCCGTCCGGCCCGGCGGCCCGGATCTGCCGCATGCGGTAGGAGACCTTCGCCGCCTCCCAGAGGTAGCGCGGCACCCTCGGCAGGTCCGTCCTGCCGTCGGGCCACAGCCATCCGTCGGCTTCGGCCTCGTGGTCCCGCGGCGCGACCACGACGAGGTAGCGCAGTGCGTCGTGAGGGGAGCCGGTCGCCCAGACCCGGATGCCGTCGCCGAGATCGGCGGCGGCGGGGCGCAGCGGGCCGACCTCGGCGGGCAGCAGGCCGGCGATGGCGACGGCGTCGGGGGGCCCGCCGCCATACAGGGCGTAGAGGACGCGGGCCTCCAGCATGCACGCCTGCGGGGCCGGGTCGGTGCCGAGATCTCGCCAGCGGCGGTCGAGCACGGACCAGGAGGCATCCGCGACGGCCGGGTCCGGCGCCAGGCAGACCGAGTGCGCGGTGAGGTCGCCGTCGCGGTACTGGAGCGCTTCGAGGATTCCGCCGCCCGGAGCCGCGTGAAGTCCGACGAACCCGTCCGGCGGGGCCGCGGCCGTCGGAGCCTGGACCTCGACCATGCCCAGACCGGTGACGGCATCGCCGACGGCACGGCGGTAGGCATCCTGGCCGGCGGCGCTGAAGCAGTGGACGTGCAGCGCCGCCGAGGTCAGCGGGCCTGCCATTCCCGCCTCCACTCGATCAGCCGCTCGCCGAGGACCTGGGAGACGGTACGCAGGCGGGGTGAGCAGGGCTCCTTCGGTGCGCGCGGCGGCTGGGCGGGCGGCCGCGCAGCGCTCGCGTGCTGCCGCTGGGTCTCGCCCACCTCCTCCAGTTCCAGAACAGCCGCCTGGGTACGCGTGACGTCCCGCTGCTCGACCGCCGCCGCGAGCTCCATCAGCTGCCGCTCGACGAACGCCCATGCCCGCTCGGTCAGCTCCCATGCCGTGAGTTCGCCGAGCACCTCGAGTGCCTCGTCGATGACCGCGGATACCGGAAGTGTCATGCTCGC from Allocatelliglobosispora scoriae encodes:
- a CDS encoding CATRA conflict system CASPASE/TPR repeat-associated protein, giving the protein MAGPLTSAALHVHCFSAAGQDAYRRAVGDAVTGLGMVEVQAPTAAAPPDGFVGLHAAPGGGILEALQYRDGDLTAHSVCLAPDPAVADASWSVLDRRWRDLGTDPAPQACMLEARVLYALYGGGPPDAVAIAGLLPAEVGPLRPAAADLGDGIRVWATGSPHDALRYLVVVAPRDHEAEADGWLWPDGRTDLPRVPRYLWEAAKVSYRMRQIRAAGPDGGWTGAHADILLGDLDEPDADRVVAEAHRRADALALTQAMLADSRTGVAAVLANLALLIFVDAPAAASRGPFHADLVTWEADLVFIADRTALVSAARDRVEALARMAARQREHTASAAVARNSHAIVAQAAIIGAFLLALSAAQTLHYDWPFRPSLRLPAITMVTAMALLLPLATASPRHTRSVWRVAAECGVCAASGWLVTTVAAYASWGRPAPVAVTLMVVLAAITVDFVWWHSRTSRRSS
- a CDS encoding CATRA system-associated protein encodes the protein MTLPVSAVIDEALEVLGELTAWELTERAWAFVERQLMELAAAVEQRDVTRTQAAVLELEEVGETQRQHASAARPPAQPPRAPKEPCSPRLRTVSQVLGERLIEWRREWQAR